From Buchnera aphidicola (Cinara pseudotaxifoliae):
TTTGGGAACTTCTAATTTACATATATCATCTAAATTAAAAAAAAATTTTAATGAAATTATAGATATGGCAACATCTTCTGTTATTCAAGCAAAACGTTACACTGATGATGTTGAATTTTCATGTGAAGACGCAGGACGTACTTCTATTGATAATTTATGCAGTATAATTGAATCCGTAATAGAAGCAGGAGCTACCACTATTAATATTCCAGATACAGTTGGATATACTACTCCTACACAATTTAAAAATATCATTTCTTCTGTATTTCAAAAAGTAAAAAATATACACAAAATTATTGTTTCAGTTCATTGTCATAATGACCTAGGAATGGCCGTAGGAAACTCCATTAGCGCTATTGAAGCTGGTGCTAAACAGATTGAAGGAACTATGAACGGTTTAGGTGAAAGAGCAGGAAATACAGCTTTAGAAGAAGTAATTATGGCGTTACATGTACATCGAGATATTTTAAATAAATACACTAATATTAATCTAAAAGAAATTTATAAAACCAGTAAAACAGTTAGTCAATTTTGCAATATGCCTATTTCAGCAAATAAAGCAATTATAGGAAAAAATGCATTTTTACATTCTTCTGGTATCCATCAAGATGGAGTATTAAAAAATCGAGAAAATTACGAAATTATTGATCCGATTTCTATTGGATTGAATCATTGTAAATTAAATTTAACTTCTCGTTCTGGAAGAGCTGCTGTTAAACATCGTATGCAACAAATGGGGTATCGAAAAGATGATTATAATTTAAATGAGTTATATATTGATTTTTTAAAATTAGCTGATAAAAAAGGACGAATTTTTGATTATGACTTAGAAGCTTTAGCATTTTTTAAAAAACAACAAAGTCTTCGAGAATACTTTAAATTAGAATATTTCGACGTACAATCTAAATTATCAGGTTTGTCTGTAGCATCTATTATTTTAATTTGTGGAAAGGAAACAAACATCCAAAAAGCCACTACTAGTAATGGTCCTGTGGATGCAATTTATCAAGCTTTAAACAAAGCAACTTTGTATTCTATTACTTTAAAAAAATTTCACTTGGTTGCTAATGGAGAAGGTAAAGATGCATTAGGAAAAGTAGATATTGTAGTGCAATATAAATCACGAAATTTTCATGGAGTAGGTTTAGCCACTGACATCATTGAAGCTTCAGCGCAAGCAATGGTGAATGTATTAAACTATATTTGGAAATCTACGCAAGTTAACAAAGAGCTTGAAAAACTCAGTAAATAATTAATTTTTAAAAAACTATTTCTCGTGTATTCTATTAGAAATAGTAGTTGTTGTTTAGTTTGTATAATTAATGATTTTATAATAATTTACTATAGGTTATCCATGTCAGAAAAAAAATATGTATATAATCCATATCCACAGTTTATTCAACC
This genomic window contains:
- the leuA gene encoding 2-isopropylmalate synthase, giving the protein MKERIIILDTTLRDGEQALQASLNPNEKIQIALALERMGVDVIEAGFPVSSPGDFQSIQSISKVLRKSKICSLARCLFKDIDIAAKSMKYAQNFRIHLFLGTSNLHISSKLKKNFNEIIDMATSSVIQAKRYTDDVEFSCEDAGRTSIDNLCSIIESVIEAGATTINIPDTVGYTTPTQFKNIISSVFQKVKNIHKIIVSVHCHNDLGMAVGNSISAIEAGAKQIEGTMNGLGERAGNTALEEVIMALHVHRDILNKYTNINLKEIYKTSKTVSQFCNMPISANKAIIGKNAFLHSSGIHQDGVLKNRENYEIIDPISIGLNHCKLNLTSRSGRAAVKHRMQQMGYRKDDYNLNELYIDFLKLADKKGRIFDYDLEALAFFKKQQSLREYFKLEYFDVQSKLSGLSVASIILICGKETNIQKATTSNGPVDAIYQALNKATLYSITLKKFHLVANGEGKDALGKVDIVVQYKSRNFHGVGLATDIIEASAQAMVNVLNYIWKSTQVNKELEKLSK